One Sporosarcina sp. ANT_H38 genomic window, AATGTATGCGATCTACTTACAATATGTACTTATTCCAACTTCAACTCTGTAATAGATAGAGCCAGCTGGACAACTTCCTCAATCGTTTCCACTTTTACTGTAATCGTCTTCCACCACACTTCAATTCGAACTCCCGTTTCACTCTAGCATATTCATCTTATCACATTTTTCACCATTTTCTATTACTATACTTAGTATTTCGATATTCACTTGCTGTAAATAGGCAAAAAAATAGAGCCAGTTCACTTTTCAGTGAATCGGCTCTATTTATTAGTTACATTGCAGCTTCAATTTCTTTGATCATTTCTTTCATAGATAGAAGCCCGCCGCCTGAAAGATACCAGTAATCAGGATCTAGGTAAAAGATTTTACCGTTTTTATAAGCGTTTGTTTTCATAACAAGTTCGTTTTCAATTGAATCTTTCGCACTTGCATCACCACCAACCGCTGCATCACGGTCTATAACGAATAGTGTATCCGGGTTTGTTTCAAGGATATATTCGAATGTGATACTTTGACCATGCGTTGAAACTTCAAGATTTTCATCAGCAGCTTTAAAGCCAAATACATCATGGATGATACCGAAACGTGAATTCAATCCATATGCAGACACTTTTCCTTCGTTTCCAAGAACAATCAATGCTTTGTCATCATTGCTAGCTGTTTTTTCAGTAATAGCAGCAATTTTCGAATCGATATCAGCAAGTTCTGCTTTCATTTCATCTTCTTTACCGAATATTTCTGCAACCATGTTCATATTACCTGTAAATGACTCCATGTATTTTGTTGTATCCACTCCAACATAGATCGTTGGTGCAATTTCACTTAATTCTTTATACATTGAAGATTGACGACCCGAGATGAAGATAACATCCGGCTTCATTGCATGAATCGCTTCAAAATCAGGCTCTTTTAGACTTCCCAGGTTCGCATACTTTTCGTCCTCATATTTTGACAAATATGAAGGGATATTCGATTGTGGAAGACCCGCTACTTCAATACCAAGTTCATCCAACGTGTCAAGCATACCAAAGTCGAATACAACGACTTTCTCAGGGTTTTTCGTAATTGTTGTTTCACCTAGTTCGTGCTTAATTGTAATTTCTTCTGATTCTACAGTTTCTGCTTCTTTATCGCTGCCAGTCGTTTTCTCAGTAGTTTTTTCATCATTTGTTCCGCAAGCTACTAGTAGAGCCATTAACGCAAACATCATCAATGTGATTAACATTTTCTTCATCATAATCATCCTTTTCGATTTAATATAATTTCAAGCTTTTCCTATTAAGAGTTGAAGTACACACATATGCGGCAATCCGCCATTTGTTTAATGGGAATATCCATGTCATAGATATCTTTTAATGCATCAGAAGTAATAATTTCTTCGGTCGGGCCATCTTTGACGACACGGCCTTCTTTCAACGCAACAATGCGGTCCGAATAAACGGATGCAAAGTTAATATCATGTAGAACGATGACAACTGTTTTACCAAGATCGTCAACGAGCCTTCTCAATATCTTCATGATTTGGACCGAGTGTTTCATATCCAGACTATTAAGCGGCTCATCTAGCAGAATATAATCCGTATCCTGCGCGATAACCATTGCGATGAACGCACGCTGACGCTGACCTCCCGATAATTCATCAAGATAGTCATGCTGCATACCCATTAGATCCATATACTCCATTGCCTGGTCAACAAATCCTACATCTTCCGCAGACAGTCTTCCTCTCGAATGTGGGAAGCGACCGAATGACACAAGTTCACGGATTGTCAGACGGACATTCATAAAGTTCGATTGTTTCAGAATGGATACCCTTTTGGAAAACTCATTGGATTTCATCTTTTTAACATCATCTTTATCAACCAGCACTTCACCCGTATCTGCATCCAACAGACGACTTACCATTGAAAGGAGCGTTGATTTACCCGCACCATTTGGCCCGATGAAAGATGTAATCTTACCGCGGTGGATATTAACATTGACTTTTTCAACGACCGCTTTTTTACCATAAAACTTTGAAAGTTCACGGACTTGGATCATTTAGCTCGACTCTCCTTTAATAGTAAGTAGATGAAGTAAACGCCACCGATGAAGTTAATAATGACGCTAAGTGTCGTCGAAAACGTGAAGACTCGCTCGACAACCCATTGTCCACCAACAAGGGCGATAATACTCATGATAGACGCACCCGCAATTAAGACGGTATGCTTATATGTTTTGAAAAACTGATAGGACAAATTCGCGACGATCAACCCGAAAAAGGTGATTGGACCAACAAGTGCAGTCGATACAGCGATTAATACAGCTGATAGAACCAGCATCGTTTTAACGACTTTATCGTAGGACACGCCCAAGTTAATGGCAGTATCTCTACCTAGCGACAGCACATCGAGTTCGTTAAAATATTTCCAACCAACGATAAGGCAAATCGCAACAATTCCAAATGCCAACCAGACGAGTTCTCCGCTGACATTATTGAAACTTGCAAACATCTTATCTTGTACATTCATGAATTCATTTGGATCAATGAGTACTTGCAGAAATGTTGAGATACTTCCAAAAAATGTCCCTACAATGATTCCTACAAGAAGCAAGAAGTAAATCGGCTGTTTGCCTCCGCGGAATAAAAACTTGTAGAGAATCAGCGCAAATATGACCATTGAAGCAACCGATAGCATGAAATTCACATGTTTATTGACAATAGCCATATGTCCTGAACCGAGGAAAAAAATAAGAGCGGTCTGCAACAATAAGTACAGTGAATCCAATCCCATAATGCTCGGTGTCAAAATACGGTTATGTGTAATTGTTTGGAAAATAACTGTCGAATACGCGATTGCGACCCCCGTAATGGCCATCGCCAGTACTTTGATGCCCCGGCGCGGTAATGCGTAGTCGAAACTTCCGTTTAATCCTTGGAAAAGATACAGAATACAGAAGAAAGCGGCAAATACAGTTAGAATGATAAGTTTAGTTGAATTACGCATAAGCCTTCCTCCTAAACAATAAGAAGAGGAATATTCCGCTGCCAATAACGCCTACCATCAAACTGATTGAAATCTCATACGGATAGATCAGCACTCTACCTAAAATGTCACAGATAAGCAGGAATATCGCGCCTAGCAGGGCTGTATGAGGCAATGTCTTCTGTAAATGATCTCCTTTAAAGATAGAAACGATATTTGGAATGATCAATCCAAGGAAGGGAATCATTCCAACCGTCAAGACGACAGTCGTGGTAATAAGCGCAACAAGGACAAGTCCGATATTGACGATTCGCCTATAAGCAAGACCGAGGTTTTTCGAAAAATCCTCACCCATTCCCGCAACCGTAAAACGGTTTGCATACAAATAAGTGATGATTAGCACGGGAATGCTTATGTATAGAAGTTCATAACGCCCTTTCATAATCATCGAAAAATCGCCTTGTAACCATGCCGACATATTTTGGATAACGTTCGCTTTGTAAGCAAAAAACGTTGTAATTGAAGACAAAATATTGCCGAACATAAGCCCGACGAGTGGAATGAAAATCGCATCCTTGAATTTAATACGGTCAAGAATTTGCATAAACAGTAGCGTGCCGGCAAGCGCGAATACAAATGCGACAATCATCTTTTCAATCGTTGATGCGTTTGTGAAAAACAGCATCGATACAAGAATCCCGAGCCGTGTCGCATCCAAAGTACCTGCTGTCGTTGGCGAAACAAATTTATTCCTGCTCAGCTGCTGCATAATGAGACCTGCGATACTCATCCCTGCTCCTGCAAGGAGAATTGCGACGAGTCGCGGCAGACGGCTAATTAGGAAAATCTCGGTTTCTTCCGACTTAAAATCAAGCAGAGCCATTGGTGTGATATGACTCACTCCCACAAATAACGATAGGAATGAGAGACTGATGAGTGCGATGATTAAGTAACGTATCTTCATGAAGAAGCCTCGATATCGATTATTTGCATCTAATTGAGAATTCGTTAATGAAAAAGATTATCAATTAGCTGCAAGTCCAATTATAGCATGCTAGAATTAACTGTCAAACAATAACTGAAAAGTATTATCAATGAGAATTTAAGACGCTAGTAATAGAATCCCACTTATCGACGCGATTTCTGTACGTTGTAAATCGTCCATATTTCAAGAATTTTTATTTCCAAAGCATAAAAAAAGACGCCGGTAATAGATACCTGACGCCGGTTCTTTCACTGACCCATTGATTCGTTAATATCGACAGCGTTGTCTAGTATTTCTTGTGGGACTTCAATTTTGTCAATTTCGTTAATTTTGCTGATATTAGCATTTACTTTTTGATCAATATGCATTTCTTCGCCTTCGACTTTCATTGTCATATCCATCCTCATATTGAATGCATTCGTGTAGAACGTCTTTTTGTCAATGAAGATTTCATATTCGAGTAATTTCACTTCCATATTTTTCATCACTTCCGCCTGTTCTTCATTCATTTCTACTCCGGCAGGCATATTTTCTGTAGCTACTTTTTTGAACAGCTCACTGAATTTATCACCTGATGCGGAAAGTTTGAGGATGTAGGCATCTTCTGTTTGTTCAAACTTAAAGTCATCTGCAAACTCCTTGAACATGTTCATGTCAAGTGTCGGATTTGCTCCTCCTCCCATTTGACCAATCATTGTCTCGTACATTTCATTTGGAAGCTTAATCCATTCTCCCGACTCAGGTTCATTCACAAAGAATCCTGTATCTGTCATATAGATTTCCATGTTCATCTTGCCTTGCTCACCCATATCTATGTTCATCTTCTGATATATTGAAAGTGGTTCCATAACCATATCCATGTCCATTTTTATCGTGTTGTTCATTTCAAACTCTTGACTTGGTACTTTAATATGCTGATCGATATCCATTTTTGCGTTCATACTCGTTTGTTCTTCAGAAACAGCCATCGCCTTCTCGTAAACTTCCTGCGCTGTCATCTTGCTCTTATTTTCGATTTCTACTTTTTTTCCCGTGTCCGGATCGGTTTTCGTCTCCGCCGTTGTATTGCAAGCACCAAGTCCGAGGACAAGAATTCCAGTTGCTATACCCTTCATCCAATTCTTCATATCATTCGCTTCCTTCCATTTGCTAATTTTATCTACATATAGTCATACGACTCAAAATATAAATAGTTTCATCTTTTAGATAAATTTAATAATTACACTTACTTTTCATATAAACCAACAGAAGCGCAAGTCAGTTATTTCGGTTCCAGAAATTAATTATCGTTTTCTACCTTCATATCCGCTATACTAGCAATTATTAGGCTAGAGGAGAGGAGATAAAATCAAATGCTAAAACAATTTTTTTCTTATTATAAACCGCATAGACGGCTATTCATCATCGACTTTTCGAGTGCCATTTTTGTGGCTTTACTCGACCTTGCATTCCCACTCGCGGTCCAATGGTTCATAGACGATTTGCTACCTAAGGGGAATTGGGAACAAATCACTACAATAAGTATTCTATTATTACTCATCTATTTACTAAGTACGTTCCTTCAATACATCGTAAGTTATCTCGGTCACAAACTCGGCATCAATATTGAAACCGATATGCGCCAGCAGTTATTCAACCATGTACAACGGCAATCCTTTCGATTTTTCGATAATACAAAGACGGGCCATATTATGAGTCGGATTACTAATGATCTTTTCGACATCGGGGAACTTGCCCATCATGGACCCGAGGATGTCTTCATAGCGGTCATGACGCTTATTGGTGCGTTTGCCATTATGTACAGCATCAATCCTGAACTCGCACTGATCGCAATTATTATGGTTCCGTTTCTTATTATCCTTGTCACATTCTGTAACATCAAAATGAATGCAGCGTGGCAAAATATGTACGGTAAAATCGCGGACGTCAACGCACGTGTCGAAGATTCCGTGTCAGGTTCACGCGTCGTCAAATCTTTCACAAATGAAGATTTCGAAATCGCACGTTTCCGCATAGACAACGGGAATTTCAGAACAGCCAAACTCGTCGCCTATAATGTAATGGCGTGGACCCATTCCAGCATGTTCATGATGACCCGACTTGTCACGCTTATCGTACTTGTTGTTGGAGCCTGGTTCACACTTAACAATAAATTGTCGAGTGGCGAACTCGTTGCCTTCGTACTTTTCGTCAATGTGCTCATCAAACCTGTCGATAAAATCAGTGCGTTGTTAGAACTGTATCCAAAAGGCATGGCAGGTTTTCGTAGGTTCCGTGAATTGATTGAACAGGAGCCTGAAATTAAAGATTGTCTCGATGCGGTCGTTGTTTCTCATTTGAATGGGGATATTGTCTTCGATGATGTCGATTTCCACTATGACGATAACAAAACAGTACTAGAAGGTATTAATATGAACATCCATGCCGGTGAGACGGTAGCATTCGTCGGTCCTTCCGGTGCTGGTAAAACAACGATTTGCTCGTTAATTCCGCGTTTTTACGATGTCAGTGAAGGTGCTATTTCTATTGACGGCATCGATATCCGCAACATGACGCAGCACTCCTTGCGTTCACAAATCGGTATCGTTCAACAAGACGTCTTTTTATTCACCGGGACCATCAAAGAAAATATCGGCTATGGAAAATTGGATGCGACGGATGAAGAGATTATTGCTGCAGCGAAAAAAGCGCATCTAGAAGACTTCATCGCTTCACTTCCTTATGGCTATGAGACACAGATTGGAGAACGCGGCTTAAAATTATCAGGCGGTCAGAAACAGCGTCTTGCCATTGCCCGCATGTTCTTGAAAAACCCACCCATTTTAATTTTAGATGAAGCGACATCTGCTCTCGATACTGAGACGGAACGGATCATTCAACAGTCGCTCGCTGAACTTGCTGAAAATCGTACAACTCTTGTGATCGCGCACCGATTAGCAACAATACGTGATGCTGACCGTGTTATCGTCGTCACAGAAGATGGAATAGCAGAAGACGGTAAGTATGATGAACTCGTGAGGAAAGGCGGAATTTTTGCCCGCCTGCACAATAATCAGTTTCAAGAGGTTTAACTTTTGAGTAAACGGGCATACTAGAACTATTCCACCCCCTTTCTCTTAGATAGAAAAAACAGCATTACATGACCTCCCTAGTCATGTAGTGCTGTTTTTTTGTTTTTTAAAAGATAAGAAAGTATAATTTTTCAGTCTTTAGCAGTGCCTAGCTCCATGGCTTTTCTTAATGGCTTACGATGAACTCTTCAACCTTGGCCCGCCCTGAAATGTCCAGTTCAACGGTCATTAGCGTTCCCTCTTCCTCGTACTCCGTACTTTTCACGTTCGCTTTGTCGTTCAAATAGGACACGATATCACCACGGTCAAACGGAATGAGCAGCTTGCACGTACTATACTGTTCAAAAATCTTTTTCTTAATCAGCTCAATAAGTTCATCCAGTCCTTTTCCTTCACGTGCCGAAATCCATACACTGTCATCGCTTACTACAGGATAGGGAATACCCGCAAGATCCGCTTTATTGTAAATATCAAGCGTTGCTACATTCTCTACTCCAACAGCCTGCAAGGTGTCATTTGTTACTTCCATCATATAGCCGTGCTCTGAATTCGACACATCCACTACATGTAACAGGAGATCCGCGTCACGAGCCTCTTCCAATGTTGAACGGAATGCTTTTACAAGATGGTGTGGAAGCCTCGAAACAAAACCAACCGTATCCGTTAATATGAACTCCTTGTTATCCTCGAGCTTTACTTTTCGAATTGACGTATCGAGTGTTGCGAATAACATATCCTCTTCGAATACTTGCTTCGCATTATCCAAGTCCATTTTCTGCAATAATTTATTCATAAGCGTTGACTTGCCTGCATTTGTATAACCAACAATTGACACAACAGGTGTACCACTTTTTTTACGCTGTTTACGCTGTGTCTCACGCTGATCCTTTACATGATTCAAGTCGCGGCCAAGTTTCGAAATTTGATCTTCAATTTTCCGACGATCGAGCTCTAGCTTCGTTTCTCCGGCCCCCTTGTTTTGGAGACCACCACCTGTTCCGCCGCCTTGCCTGCCAAGGGATGCACGTAAACCGACAAGTCTAGGCAACATATATTGCAATTGAGCAAGCTCCACTTGCATCCGCGATTCACTCGTTCTTGCGCGCCTTACGAAAATATCAAGTATAAGCATCGTCCTATCGATGATTTTACAGTTCAATTCCCGCTCCAGATTACGAATTTGAGATGGCGACAGTTCATCATTGAAGATGACGAGGTTAGCATCCAATTCTTCATAAAAAAGCTTAATTTCTTCCATTTTTCCTTTCCCAACATATGTAGATGGGTTGCGTTTTTCCATGTTTTGCGTCACTTCTCCGACGACCTCGACATCTATTGCTTTGGCAAGGTTTTTCAACTCTTCCATTGCATATTCAAAATGCTGATCCTTTTGCTCATGGACCCCCACAACTACTGCGCGTTCAACTAAAACTTCCATAAACTACCCCTTCCAGACCCGCTATAAGTATATTCAGTCTACCATATTTGGCTAAACCAAATGCCAACGGACGAATTATATAGCTGATTCAAGAGCTATACTTGATAAAATCGCACCGTTAATCAGTTTGCCCAATCACAACATCAGTCAATCGGTCATTCTCGCCATTATGTGAAACAAATTTCAGCACTACATTCGGCAAGACGATGTTATTAGCATCGCCAACTTTCTGCGACAATAAAATCGCCCAGTCTGCTGTTGCTCTTAATGGATCATCCACACTAAAAGTACACTCCGTAATTTCCAACTGCTCATTGTCCGAGGTAAGCGTTCCATCAACACGTAACTTCGTAAACCGTGTTTCTTCTGGCTCTTCCCACTCGATGAAAAACGGATAGGGCAATTCATTCGAAACGGGTTGATCGACAAACAACATTTTCCACTTTCGTAATTGCCCATCAGCCGTTCTTCTCCCGGCATCGAGCACACCCGAAGTATGGAATCCTTTAATCTCTATTTCTTCATTAAATTTTTCAATACCGTCAACAGACAGACAAATCGTCCCCCAACCATCGCCTTGTTCAATATCATGCAGCAATAGCTTTGTCAGTGGATGATCCACTTGTTGTGCAATCTCCATTTTCTCCACTGACAACCATTCAATATAAGCATTTTTCGTATAGAGTAGCGCATTATGCGTCCCCCATTTTTCATGGCGACCACCTACTACAGCGTGACGTCCGCTCATTTGTTGTTCCGCCGCGATGTTCACTGGTTCTGTATTCGTGAAATAGACAACATGATCAAGTTTCATCTCAAAAACCTCACCTTCATAGTTTTAACTAAACGAAAAGCCTGCAGTAGTAGAAACCGCAGGCCTTCAAATTACTTATCTTCATTAAGGATTTTAATTGCTGCTGAGAATTCTTTATCTATCTCAGCATTTGGTTTATATGTGATATTACTTACGACAACTGTAGCTATCAGACCGAGGACGAATCCAGGTACGATTTCATAAAGGGTATCCGATAAGATATCGACATTCCCCCAAATCATAACAGTAATTGCTCCAACAATCATTCCCCATAATGCGCCTTTTGTTGTAAGTTTGCGCCAGTAAAGGGATAGCAGGATAATTGGACCAAATGCAGAACCAAATCCAGCCCATGCAAACGATACGATTTTCAAAATGGATTCATTGTTCGGCCATGCAAGTATCATAGCTATTATTGAAACTACAAGGACAGCCATTCTGCCTAAAAATACATAATGCTTATCCGTTGCTTCTTTTTTCATAAACGTTTTGTACAGGTCTTCCACAAGTGCAGAAGACGATACAATCAGCTGTGAAGAGATTGTACTCATAACAGCAGCAAGAACAGCAGCAAGCATGATTCCTGCGATAAATGGATGGAAGAAAATTTGTCCAAGGACAATAAATACCGTTTCATTATCCACCAGTTTTTCACCAGGGTTCTGTTGGTAATAAGCAATCCCGATAAGTGCTGTCGCAACAGCACCGAATAAACTCAAGAACATCCAACTAATTCCGATGCGACGTGCTTTTTTCGCTTCTTTGTGCGAGCTAAGCGCCATAAAACGGACGATGATATGTGGTTGACCGAAATAACCCAGTCCCCACGCGACCGCGGACAAAACACCTAGGAATGTTGCGCCCGATACGAAGTTCAGCAATTGTGGATCCACAGCACGGATACTTACCGTAGTCTCTGTTATACCACCCGTGATGAAGATACCAACAATTGGCACAAGAAGGAGGGCAAAGAACATGACGATACCTTGGACAACATCCGTATAACTGACCGCCAAAAAACCTCCGAATAATGTATAGAAAATAACAACAGCCGAAACAATCAATAAACCTGTGTGATACTCTAATCCGAATGAGCTAAGGAAGAACTTCCCGCCCGCAACCATTCCTGAAGACACATAAAATGTGAAGAATATCAGAATAATGACACCTGAAGCAATTCGCAAGAGACGCGATTTATCTTTCAGACGACTTTCCAAGTAACTTGGAATTGTAATGGAGTCACTTGACACTTGTGTATATACGCGAAGACGCGGTGCAACATACACCCAGTTCAAGTATGCTCCAATTGTCAAACCGACTGCAATCCATGCTTCAACTAATCCGTTGAGATAGATTGCACCTGGCAGACCCATAAGCAACCAGCCCGACATATCAGCAGCACCAGCACTGAGAGCGGTTACAGCCGGTCCAAGCGAACGTCCACCTAACATGTAATCCGTAAGATTGGATGTTTGTTTAAATGCATACCACCCAATGAAAATCATCGCTGACATGTATATAATAATCGCAATTAACTGAAACCCTTCATTTGACATAACGAGTCCCCCTTTTTTTAGATTGCCTTTATCATATCACTTTTTTATATATAAAAAATTATTATTTTAATTAATTTAATAATCACTTTACCCAGAACAGACAGAATACGACGAAATCAGTTCATTCTCCTTACATTCCCCGGGAAATAATGTATATTCGACAACATATTTTTATAACTTGTGAAAACAAGCGTATTCCCTCACATTTAGAGGAATACGCTCATTTTCATTGAAATGACTTTTCTAAAGACATTTCACGCAGTTTGAACTTTTGAATTTTCCCTGAAGCAGTCATTGGATATTCCTCTATAAATTCAATGTACTTTGGTATCTTATGGTGTGAAATACTTCCCTTACAAAATTCGCGTACTGATTCTCTATCTAAATGCACGTCTATTTTCGGAATGATCCACGCCATCAGCTCCTCACCGTATTTCGCATCTGGTACACCTACAACTTGTACGTCTGCAATTTCCGGATGCGTATAAAGGAATTCCTCAACCTCTTTTGGGTAAATATTTTCCCCTCCACGGATGACCATGTCTTTGATACGCCCCGTAATATCGATGTAGCCATCCGTATCCATTACCGCAATGTCGCCAGTATGAAGCCATCCTTGCGCGTCTATTGCCTCTCGTGTCGCTTCCGGATTGTTGTAATACCCTTTCATTATGTTATAACCACGCGTGCAAAGTTCCCCTGGCACACCGACAGGCATTTCTTGACCTGTCACAGGGTCAATAATTTTGACTTCAACGTTCGGATGCGGTTTGCCGACTGTTGAAACACGCTTTAGGATTGGATCATCTGTTTTCGTCTGCGTAATGACAGGAGATGCTTCTGTCTGGCCGTAACAAATGGTGATTTCACTGGCTCCCATATCCTCAATGACTCGCTTCATCACTTCGATTGGGCAGACAGAGCCTGCCATAATACCGGTGCGAAGTGTGGACGTGTCATATTTCTTGAAATCAGGATGGTTTAGCTCTGCAATGAACATCGTCGGTACCCCGTGTAGCGCTGTGCATTTCTCATCTTGTACGGCTTGAAGTACACGTAATGGATCGAACTGTTCGAGTAAAATCATTGCAGAACCGTGTGTAACCGCCGCAAGTGTTCCTAGTACACAACCAAAACAATGGAAAAATGGGACAGGAATACAAACGCGATCCTGCTCTGTCAGTTTCATATAATCTCCAATTTGTTTACCATTGTTGACGACGTTATTATGTGTTAGCATGACCCCTTTAGGAAAGCCAGTGGTGCCTGAAGTGTATTGAATATTAATAACATCATCGGGATCAAGCGATTGAAATTGTTCTTCCAATTGCTCATTCGTTACCTTATCAGCTTGCGCCA contains:
- a CDS encoding VOC family protein encodes the protein MKLDHVVYFTNTEPVNIAAEQQMSGRHAVVGGRHEKWGTHNALLYTKNAYIEWLSVEKMEIAQQVDHPLTKLLLHDIEQGDGWGTICLSVDGIEKFNEEIEIKGFHTSGVLDAGRRTADGQLRKWKMLFVDQPVSNELPYPFFIEWEEPEETRFTKLRVDGTLTSDNEQLEITECTFSVDDPLRATADWAILLSQKVGDANNIVLPNVVLKFVSHNGENDRLTDVVIGQTD
- a CDS encoding ABC transporter ATP-binding protein; amino-acid sequence: MLKQFFSYYKPHRRLFIIDFSSAIFVALLDLAFPLAVQWFIDDLLPKGNWEQITTISILLLLIYLLSTFLQYIVSYLGHKLGINIETDMRQQLFNHVQRQSFRFFDNTKTGHIMSRITNDLFDIGELAHHGPEDVFIAVMTLIGAFAIMYSINPELALIAIIMVPFLIILVTFCNIKMNAAWQNMYGKIADVNARVEDSVSGSRVVKSFTNEDFEIARFRIDNGNFRTAKLVAYNVMAWTHSSMFMMTRLVTLIVLVVGAWFTLNNKLSSGELVAFVLFVNVLIKPVDKISALLELYPKGMAGFRRFRELIEQEPEIKDCLDAVVVSHLNGDIVFDDVDFHYDDNKTVLEGINMNIHAGETVAFVGPSGAGKTTICSLIPRFYDVSEGAISIDGIDIRNMTQHSLRSQIGIVQQDVFLFTGTIKENIGYGKLDATDEEIIAAAKKAHLEDFIASLPYGYETQIGERGLKLSGGQKQRLAIARMFLKNPPILILDEATSALDTETERIIQQSLAELAENRTTLVIAHRLATIRDADRVIVVTEDGIAEDGKYDELVRKGGIFARLHNNQFQEV
- a CDS encoding DUF6612 family protein codes for the protein MKNWMKGIATGILVLGLGACNTTAETKTDPDTGKKVEIENKSKMTAQEVYEKAMAVSEEQTSMNAKMDIDQHIKVPSQEFEMNNTIKMDMDMVMEPLSIYQKMNIDMGEQGKMNMEIYMTDTGFFVNEPESGEWIKLPNEMYETMIGQMGGGANPTLDMNMFKEFADDFKFEQTEDAYILKLSASGDKFSELFKKVATENMPAGVEMNEEQAEVMKNMEVKLLEYEIFIDKKTFYTNAFNMRMDMTMKVEGEEMHIDQKVNANISKINEIDKIEVPQEILDNAVDINESMGQ
- a CDS encoding siderophore ABC transporter substrate-binding protein, which codes for MKKMLITLMMFALMALLVACGTNDEKTTEKTTGSDKEAETVESEEITIKHELGETTITKNPEKVVVFDFGMLDTLDELGIEVAGLPQSNIPSYLSKYEDEKYANLGSLKEPDFEAIHAMKPDVIFISGRQSSMYKELSEIAPTIYVGVDTTKYMESFTGNMNMVAEIFGKEDEMKAELADIDSKIAAITEKTASNDDKALIVLGNEGKVSAYGLNSRFGIIHDVFGFKAADENLEVSTHGQSITFEYILETNPDTLFVIDRDAAVGGDASAKDSIENELVMKTNAYKNGKIFYLDPDYWYLSGGGLLSMKEMIKEIEAAM
- a CDS encoding ABC transporter ATP-binding protein produces the protein MIQVRELSKFYGKKAVVEKVNVNIHRGKITSFIGPNGAGKSTLLSMVSRLLDADTGEVLVDKDDVKKMKSNEFSKRVSILKQSNFMNVRLTIRELVSFGRFPHSRGRLSAEDVGFVDQAMEYMDLMGMQHDYLDELSGGQRQRAFIAMVIAQDTDYILLDEPLNSLDMKHSVQIMKILRRLVDDLGKTVVIVLHDINFASVYSDRIVALKEGRVVKDGPTEEIITSDALKDIYDMDIPIKQMADCRICVYFNS
- a CDS encoding ABC transporter permease: MKIRYLIIALISLSFLSLFVGVSHITPMALLDFKSEETEIFLISRLPRLVAILLAGAGMSIAGLIMQQLSRNKFVSPTTAGTLDATRLGILVSMLFFTNASTIEKMIVAFVFALAGTLLFMQILDRIKFKDAIFIPLVGLMFGNILSSITTFFAYKANVIQNMSAWLQGDFSMIMKGRYELLYISIPVLIITYLYANRFTVAGMGEDFSKNLGLAYRRIVNIGLVLVALITTTVVLTVGMIPFLGLIIPNIVSIFKGDHLQKTLPHTALLGAIFLLICDILGRVLIYPYEISISLMVGVIGSGIFLFLLFRRKAYA
- the putP gene encoding sodium/proline symporter PutP, which translates into the protein MSNEGFQLIAIIIYMSAMIFIGWYAFKQTSNLTDYMLGGRSLGPAVTALSAGAADMSGWLLMGLPGAIYLNGLVEAWIAVGLTIGAYLNWVYVAPRLRVYTQVSSDSITIPSYLESRLKDKSRLLRIASGVIILIFFTFYVSSGMVAGGKFFLSSFGLEYHTGLLIVSAVVIFYTLFGGFLAVSYTDVVQGIVMFFALLLVPIVGIFITGGITETTVSIRAVDPQLLNFVSGATFLGVLSAVAWGLGYFGQPHIIVRFMALSSHKEAKKARRIGISWMFLSLFGAVATALIGIAYYQQNPGEKLVDNETVFIVLGQIFFHPFIAGIMLAAVLAAVMSTISSQLIVSSSALVEDLYKTFMKKEATDKHYVFLGRMAVLVVSIIAMILAWPNNESILKIVSFAWAGFGSAFGPIILLSLYWRKLTTKGALWGMIVGAITVMIWGNVDILSDTLYEIVPGFVLGLIATVVVSNITYKPNAEIDKEFSAAIKILNEDK
- a CDS encoding iron chelate uptake ABC transporter family permease subunit, whose protein sequence is MRNSTKLIILTVFAAFFCILYLFQGLNGSFDYALPRRGIKVLAMAITGVAIAYSTVIFQTITHNRILTPSIMGLDSLYLLLQTALIFFLGSGHMAIVNKHVNFMLSVASMVIFALILYKFLFRGGKQPIYFLLLVGIIVGTFFGSISTFLQVLIDPNEFMNVQDKMFASFNNVSGELVWLAFGIVAICLIVGWKYFNELDVLSLGRDTAINLGVSYDKVVKTMLVLSAVLIAVSTALVGPITFFGLIVANLSYQFFKTYKHTVLIAGASIMSIIALVGGQWVVERVFTFSTTLSVIINFIGGVYFIYLLLKESRAK
- the hflX gene encoding GTPase HflX, with the translated sequence MEVLVERAVVVGVHEQKDQHFEYAMEELKNLAKAIDVEVVGEVTQNMEKRNPSTYVGKGKMEEIKLFYEELDANLVIFNDELSPSQIRNLERELNCKIIDRTMLILDIFVRRARTSESRMQVELAQLQYMLPRLVGLRASLGRQGGGTGGGLQNKGAGETKLELDRRKIEDQISKLGRDLNHVKDQRETQRKQRKKSGTPVVSIVGYTNAGKSTLMNKLLQKMDLDNAKQVFEEDMLFATLDTSIRKVKLEDNKEFILTDTVGFVSRLPHHLVKAFRSTLEEARDADLLLHVVDVSNSEHGYMMEVTNDTLQAVGVENVATLDIYNKADLAGIPYPVVSDDSVWISAREGKGLDELIELIKKKIFEQYSTCKLLIPFDRGDIVSYLNDKANVKSTEYEEEGTLMTVELDISGRAKVEEFIVSH